In the bacterium genome, one interval contains:
- a CDS encoding cation diffusion facilitator family transporter, giving the protein MFGNIGLFILKLYFGILGKSIALINDAFHSLSDLLATSVALLGFRVSLRPRDVSHHYGHYKAEPLVGLFVALTLVAIGVITGYRAILSIIKGPVAPRSIAAVAALISILGMHEMRVRQLGRGVSVDLHIKVDSKSSVIEGDEIANAVRERLEDLEEVDSALVHICPHNK; this is encoded by the coding sequence ATATTTGGTAATATAGGGTTATTTATACTAAAATTATATTTTGGTATATTGGGTAAAAGTATCGCCTTAATAAATGATGCCTTCCATTCCCTCTCAGACCTACTTGCAACAAGTGTAGCTTTACTTGGGTTTAGAGTATCTTTAAGACCAAGAGATGTATCTCATCATTATGGCCATTATAAAGCTGAGCCTTTGGTGGGTCTATTTGTTGCTTTAACATTAGTTGCTATAGGTGTTATTACAGGTTATCGTGCTATTTTAAGCATTATTAAAGGACCAGTTGCACCAAGAAGTATTGCGGCAGTTGCTGCTTTAATCTCTATATTAGGAATGCATGAAATGAGAGTTAGACAACTTGGACGAGGTGTGAGTGTAGATTTACATATAAAAGTGGATTCAAAAAGTTCAGTAATAGAGGGTGATGAAATAGCAAATGCAGTCAGAGAGAGGTTAGAGGATTTAGAAGAAGTTGATTCAGCCCTCGTCCATATATGTCCTCATAATAAGTAA
- a CDS encoding DUF1648 domain-containing protein translates to MSKKLSNYYPVWLEFVFLFLIFCSFYLVVTTYPDLPKKVPTHFGPSGKPDAWGPKSHILVIPFVQIGLYTLMTVATSFMVKSSTPIRFVNLPISKARVQSLDVHSIESIRRVVIRNIFSLKAVIIAMFTYLIYATIQVATGNWKGLGWGIGLFIALALIIAGVMTLNIYRIIREVESKSKSY, encoded by the coding sequence ATGAGTAAAAAGTTAAGCAACTATTATCCTGTATGGTTAGAATTTGTGTTTCTTTTCTTAATATTTTGTAGTTTTTATCTTGTAGTCACAACTTATCCTGACTTGCCCAAGAAAGTTCCAACCCACTTTGGTCCATCTGGTAAGCCTGATGCATGGGGTCCAAAATCACATATACTTGTTATACCATTCGTTCAAATAGGACTATATACTTTAATGACAGTAGCAACTTCATTTATGGTCAAAAGTTCAACTCCAATAAGATTTGTCAACTTACCAATCTCAAAAGCACGAGTCCAGTCTTTAGATGTGCACAGTATTGAAAGTATAAGAAGAGTAGTGATTAGAAATATCTTCAGTCTAAAGGCAGTAATCATAGCAATGTTCACATATTTAATCTATGCTACTATACAAGTAGCTACGGGAAATTGGAAGGGACTTGGCTGGGGTATAGGATTATTCATTGCTCTGGCACTTATTATTGCAGGTGTTATGACTCTTAACATATATCGTATAATTAGAGAAGTAGAGTCAAAATCTAAGTCGTATTAG